Genomic window (Dyadobacter fanqingshengii):
CCAATCGGGCCGCGGGTTGCGAACATGATATTTCTTGGAATGTCGCCGCTCGTAGACAGGTTGGTCCACTCAGGATCAGGATGTTTGGCAAAATCCTCTCTGCGGAACATTAAGCTCGATGTGGCAATAAAACAAAGCTCATCCTCTCCCACCAGATCCTCAACCGTAACTTCTGGTTTTGACAGCGTATTAACGAGGTAAGGCGGTGCGGCATTATCATCAAAAATCACACGTGCATTATGGTAACAAGCTGAGTAATGAGGGTTTGCGTCCAACATTTCAACTTGTTTTTGCAGCTTATGCGGAGAAATAAGATAATCATCGCCGTCAAACTGAGCTATATATTCGCCTTTTGCGGCTGCAAACGTGGCAAGTGCATTGAATTTTCCATTAAGCCCCATATTTTTCGGATGCAGCAAAAGCCTGATCTTGTCGGGAAAACGTTGCTGGTAATCCTTCAAAATAGCTGTTGTATTATCTTTGGAGCAATCATCCCCCACAATAATTTCAAAAGGAAATGTTGTCTGCTGCATCAAAATTGAATCCAGCATCTGCCCTACAAACTTTTCGTGGTTGTAAGTGACAACACACACACTCACTTTTATCATATTTACTAATCAATATTGAAGCACTTCGAGCCGCAAATTTAATTCTTTTATTCCCATTTAACCGAATTGCCATATTTTCCCGGTGGGAATGTACCGGATTTGCGGTCCAGACACTAAACTTATATCACAACGAAATAAATTCCATTGACCATCATTAATTTGTATAATCTACATTTGTAAAGTATCAAGAGAATTTTATTTCAATGTCTTTAATAGCCAACAACGCGGTAAAGCCGCTTTTCAGAGTTCCTGAAATATTTTCCCGATTCAACGGCCTTATCGCGGCGGAAAGCACCAGACATGGAGGCGTCAGCAAAAGCCCGTATGGGTCATTGAACCTGGGTGGCTCGCAGGATGACCCTGCCCTTATCATGGAGAATAATCGTTTGTTTTTCAATGCGTTAAATGTTCCTTTCGAAACTGTTGCCAAGTCGCATCAGGTGCATGAGGATAAAATTATAAATGTTCAAAGTGCCGGGCGGTTTGAAGGTTATGATGCGCTGGTTACCAATAAACCCAACATCCAATTAGCGGTCACGGTAGCGGATTGCACCCCGATCCTGATTTTCGACCCATTGACTAGAAGCGTTGCTGCTATTCATGCAGGCTGGCGGGGAACCGTAACGGGCATTGTGACAAAAACCGTAGCAATGCTTCAAACCGAGTTCGGCGCAGACCCCAAAAACTGCGTTGCATACGTCGGAACGTGCATTGATGAATGTTCCTTCGAAGTAGGCGAGGATGTTTCGGATAATTTTGAAGAAAAATATAAGCGGTTCGACGTTGGGAAACAGAAATATTATGTGGATTTGAAAGCCGCTAACCGGGACCAGTTAATTACCTCAGGCCTGTCTCCTGAAAACATCCAGACTTCTGCGTATTCCACAGTGCTCCACAACGACGATTATTTTTCTTACCGCTTGGAAAAAGGCTTCACAGGCAGAATGCTCGCCACAATCGGATTAGTTGACTGATGCCATAAGCAAAAAGACAGCACTTCGCAGCGCTGTCTTTTATTTTGGTCCTTATTATCTCTTATTGAGCGGGTGTCTCTACAACCGACTTCTCAGCTTCCGCAGAAGATTTTGCTGGTCGTGATCCGGTGCGGCCAACTGATGGCTTAACAGTCGTCGCTTTTACAGCAACCGGCTTGGCAGGAGCCGCCACAGCAGCTTTTGAAGACGCAGCGGCAACTAACGCAGCCACCTTAGCTGCTTTTTCTTTTTTACCCTCTTTTTTGCCCTTGTCTTTCACCTTCAACTTTTTCTCTTCGTTCTTCGCTTCTTTTGCCTTCTTTTTCTCCGACTCCTTTTCAAACTTGGCAACTTTCTTAGCCAGTTTAGCAGCGGCTTTTTCGATGGACTTTTTTATTTTCTTGGAACCTGCAGAAACTGCAGCGATTTTGCCGGAAAGCGTTTCTGCAATTTCGGTCGTTAATTTTTTTGTGGCAGATTTCATAATGTAATTTTAAAACAAGTAATGTTTTCACCCGGCCCATTTTACGCGAACGCGAGATGCAAACGTGAGGATATGTTAACGTATTTATAACCTGCAATTACTGCTTAAGAAGCGGTAAACACCAAATATCTTATGTTATATTTATGTTATATTTTTCCGTACATATTCCCAAAACACGATTCCAGCAGATACGGACACATTGAAAGAATGTTTTGTCCCAAATTGCGGAATTTCCAAACAGCCGTCCGCCACGGAAATTACCTCATCGGCAACGCCTTCAACCTCATTTCCAAAGACAAATGCATAGGGTTTTTCAGTGTGTGGAACAAAATTCTGCAGCATTACGCTTCCTTCCGCCTGTTCAACGCACCAAATTTCATATCCCTCCGCCTTCAACTGCCTCACCGCATCCACAGCGCTCTCGTTCTTTTCCCAGGCAACCGACAATTCTGCCCCGATCGCACTTCGGGTAATCTCCCGGTGCGGCGGACTTTGAGTATAACCACACAAAATAATTTTCTCAGCACGAAAAGCATCTGCAGTCCGGAAAAAAGAGCCGACATTGGCAAGGCTCCGAATATTATCCAAAACAACCACGAAAGGAAATTTTTCCGCGTCCTTAAATTCCTCCACCGTCAACCGGCCCATTTCTTCAACCCGCAATTTGCGCATGACCGTATTTCCATTGATGTTAATGGTGCAAACGTACGGGAAAGAAGTAAATTAACTCAACCAAACATGCACAAAAAAACCCTGCACCGTGAAGTACAGGGTTCAAATATTTCTTGAAAGCAGTTACTTGATCTTCGTGATCAGTTCTACTATATTTTTTACGCCTAGCTTTTCGAAGATCCGGGCTTTGTAAGTACTAACGGTTGACAGTTGCAGGTTGAGTTTTTCTGCAATTTTGGCGGTTCCTAACCCTTCTTTCAAAAGGTTCATCACGTCTGTTTCTCTCGGAGACAAGCTTACAACCGGGTCCGGAAGGAATTCGCGCGGGTTAATGAGCCTGTTGATATTCATTTGCTGCATATCCTCGCTCATATATTTCTTATTGTTCAAAACGCTCATTACAGCCGTTTTAAACTCTTCCTCAGGCGCGTCTTTGGACAAATAACCATCCGCTCCGGCTTGAAGATACATCAGGCCGTACTGCTGCTCATCATAGCTCGAGAACATCAATATCCTAATTCCGGGAGATTTCTGACGAATGGTTTCTACCATCTTCGTCGTATTTCCACCGGGGATGTTGATATCCAGGATCAAAAGATCATATGCTTTTACTTCAATTTCCTGAAGTATTTTATCAAAATCGTCAACATCGGAAATAGTCGAATCCGGGATCAGTGATTTGAGGAGGTGCTTGGTGCCTATTCTCACTACTGCATGATCTTCGGCAATAAGTATGTGTTTCATGTACGGGTTTAAGTCCAATTAAGTAAAAAATGCAGGTGCCTATCTGAAACGATCGCTTAATTTACAAAAATAGCGATGAGCATTGTATTAAACCTAAAAAATATCGAATTAGTATATCAATATTTGACAACTTTTATAAATAAGGGCTGGAAATTGCCCGTTTGTATGTAAAAAGTCGGTTACTTTCTAAAAATTAGTTCGTTAGCATCAAAACTATTTCGCACAACACACATTATTTCTGGAAAAACGATGAACTTGAAGTTTGTCTGTATGCCGGTAAAAACCAGTTTTTCCCAAGTCCGGCTTTCCCTCCTTTTTTGTATCTGACTCAGGGGCATTTAGCGACTCAAACTACTGATATCGTGCATGCCTTTTGCCTGCTTCGACGAAATTGTCAGCGCGTAATCGCGATATTTCAGTGTGTGGAAAAGTCAGGCAACGTTTGGGTATCGCCTCCTCATGCTCCATTTGGGGGAATTCAATGTGATGTGGGTTGTCAGGAAAGTGAGCTTGTTTTTTTGCTAGGTTGTATCAAACATTGGGTCCAATCCCAATCGGGCGAAAAGTTGGTGGTCAAGACCGCGCCTTCCTGCTATTACACAACATTAGATAGTTTGCGTCACATTCCTTATCTCATTACTGGGTTTATCCCAATTCAGACCTGTTTAAATAGTTTTATTTCCGTTAGCTCTTCGGATTTTTACGCTCAAATCCGCCCAGCGGAAAGGCGAAGGCTTAAAAAAGCCTCAAATTCGGGTTTTGAGGCCGGTTTAGCCAGTGGGCTTGCTTCGTCAGTTATTTATGAATTTCTGGAAAAATGTCGCAATCAAATGGGTTACCGGATATCACTAACATTGTCTCAACTCGAAACATTAAGGCAAAACTTCCCGGATCGTTACCTTATTTTTACCGTAATGGCTGGTTCCGAGATCGTCGCCCTCACGCTAACGGTTCGGGCTAATAGTCGGGTTTTGTATAACTTTCTGTGCAGCGATATGCCGGCATATCGGGCTTACAGTCCGACGGTAATGTTGATGGAGGCTGTTTACAATTACTGCCGGCAACAAAATATTGAAATCCTTGATCTCGGAATCTCGCTGGATCAGAATGGGGACTTCAAGCCTTCCTTACACCGCTTCAAAAAAAACATTGGCGGCCAGGATTGCTTAAAACTCACTTATGAAATGAATTTTGCAAATCAGATCCCAAGGCAGTTCCCATCCCTGTAAAATACGCTGGTACAGGTTTCAATACCCACAATGGGTGCCATACCAATGAAATCCAGCCTTCTGAACCCTCGCTCCTTCAAATATTCCTTGGCTTTTTGATACCATTCACGTTCGGAATTGTCCAGGATCAAAACGCCGTCCGGGGTAAGATAATCAACGGCAAAATTGGCGCATTTTACTCTGTTTCGTCCGTCGACAATGATAATGTTGTAGAGCTCACCTGCATCTTTAACTGCCTGAATATAAGTATCGCCCAATGGCTTTTCAACCACTTTTGCATTGGCAGGAAGCTTGGGTTTGATCAGTTTGATCCAGTCCGCATCGTGCTCAACTGCCGTGATCTCCTTTACGCGTGCAGCATACCAGCGCGTGGAATTCCCCGATCCATATTCAAAAACGGTAAATGCAGACTTTAAACGCGGTTTTAAAAATAGAATGAACGGATAAGTGTACCAGGGAAGCGGATCTCCATTTGCATCAACGGACTGTTTGGTATGAAAACTCCTGAACCAGCCATATTGCTTCAATGCGCCATCCAGAAAAAGCTGAACACTGCCACCCAGACCGATCCCGTTGAGCAGATCCCAGGTATTATTTTTTATTTTTTTAATCATTACAAATCCGACGGTTGACGCTTATGGTCACAAACGTACGAATTAATGTACTTTTCTCTCAAAATTGTCACAATGCGTTCGGCTGCATGGCCATCCCACAGCTCGGGAATCCGGCCTTGTTTGCATGCTCCGTTGATTATTTGTTGAGCCAAATGTAAAACCGATTCTGCATTCCAATCAGGCAACAAATGGTTTGTCCCGACTTCAACCGTCACCGGCCTTTCTGTGCTTTCTCTTAATGTAATGCATGGCACTTGCAAAAACGTTGTTTCCTCCTGGATTCCGCCGGAATCGGTAATGACCAAGGCCGCGTCTCTCGTCAGCTCCAAAAACTCGCGGTAACCCTGCGGTCTGATCATTTCGAGATTTTTTATTTTTCCCAAATCAGCATCCAAACCCAGCGCCTCACAATTCTTTAATGTTCTCGGATGAATTGGAAAAATCACTTTCTGCAATTGGGTCAGTTTTCTGATCGTTTCTAAAACCTTAATCAAAACCGCTGACTTATCCACATTAGCAGGTCTGTGTAATGTTAATAAAATGTAGTTTTCGAGTTCAACTTGCTCATCTTCTGACTTGACAAGCCTATCCAAACTGCGGAGACAATATAAAAGCGAATCGATCATAACATTCCCCACGAAATGAATCTTCGCCGTGGGAATATTTTCTTTCAAAAGATTAAGCACCGCTGTATGTTCCGTCACAAACAGCTGATCCGCAATCGCGTCGGTCATGATCCGGTTAATCTCTTCGGGCATTTTGCGGTCGCCGCTCCTCAGCCCGGCTTCCACGTGAACCACGGGAATGTGCATTTTCACCGCAACCAATGCACAAGCCAGCGTTGAATTGACATCACCGACCACCAGCACCAGATCCGGTTCTTCTGCAACAAGCACTTTTTCGAATTCCAGCATAATCCCGGCGGTTTGCTGCGCATGCGAGCCGTTGTTCACGCCGAGAAAATAAGCAGGTTCGGGAAGATCAAGCTGGTGGAAAAAGATGCCAGACATTTGAAAATCATAATGCTGGCCGGTGTGGACGATCAGGGATTCAATGTCTTTATGGCGAGAAAAAGCGCGGTGTAGCGGCGCCACTTTCATAAAATTGGGACGTGCCCCAACGATATTGATCACTTTCAAGAAATAGTGTGTTTTATTAAGGAAGCAAAGTTATCACAAACATTCAGAGGAACTAATCGCCCGCCGCGGTTAGGCTATCTTCTGCTTTTTGTCTTATTTCGCCTTGTTAATCATTTGCACCTTCATGGGGATAATTGTACGTCAGGGTTTTAAAAGTTCAATCGTTTCTTACGTTGGAGTTGTCATCGGAATTTTCAATATTCTGATACTTTATAACCAGTTTTTGACGCAGGAACAATTGGGTCTATACGCTTCCACCCTACTAACATTCCCCGTTATTTACATGTCTTTTGCGCTTTTGGGTGTTCCGTCGGTGGCTGTGCGCTTTCATAGCCGGTTCCAGGATCATGAATCGCGGCGGCAGCTTTTTACCTTTATCATTATCACACCGCTTGTTGGTTTGGCGGCTTTTGTGGCGTTATATCTGCTTTTTAAACCACTTTATCTGAAATTTTACCTTGACCATTCACCCATGCTGGTCAAGTATTATTATGTTTTTATTCCGTTGACGGTCGGGATGGTTTATTTGCTTGCGCTCGAATCCTATTCAAGAATCAATCTCCGCATTGCCGTTCCGTCACTCATTCGTGAGGTTGGGTTACGGCTTTTCAATAGTGCTGTGGTGATTATGTTTGGCTACAAGCTCATCACATTCGACACGATGGTGAATTTGACGGTGGTAAGTTACGGACTCGCCATCGTCGCGATGCTGATTTATCTACATTTCCAAAAACGCCTTTACACTTCCCTGGATTTTGGTTTCATCAAACATCCCGCCTTTAAAGAAATGTATCGTTACGGACTCTGGGTTTTGCTGGGCGGCGCCAGTGCAGCATTGCTTCCACACATTGAAAAAGTACTTCTTCCAGCCTTTGAAGGCGGTTTGGGCAGCACGGCGATTTTCGACATTGCGTCCAGGATCGCATTAGTCATCTCGATTCCCAGGAATAGCATTGTCATGATCAGCGCGCCGATCATTTCCGAAGCTTATGCCCGCAATGACATTGCGCACATTGACACGATTTATAAAAAATCCTCCCTTAACCTGTTCATTATCGGCTCTTTCCTTTTTCTCGGCATATGGACGAACATTGATGCAATTTTTGGTATTATTCCAAAATCAGAAATTTACTCGCAAGGCAAATGGGTAGTGCTGATGGTCGGTATTTCGCGGATCGCAGATATGATGACGGGCTTGAATTCTGAAATCCTGACCAACTCAAAATATTATCGCTACGACATTGTTTTCATGTTGTTTTTCACGGTCCTGATCCTGTTCAGCAGCCAATTCCTGATCCCGCTTTACGGCTTCAATGGTGCCGCCGCCGCCGCGCTTTTTTCAACCGTGATTTATAATTTTGTCAAACTGTTCTTTATCCGACAAAAACTTGGTATACAACCATTTACGCTTGGAACATTCAAAGTGATATTGCTTGGAACCACGGCCTATCTTGTAGCCCGTTACATGCCTTTTCCCGAACCTGATAATTTGATATCCACAGTGCTGATCATCCTGGCACGTTCTGTCATCATTACTGTGATTTTTGGCGGCGGAATCTTGCTATGGAACGTTTCAGAGGATATTTCAGCCGGGTTCAGCAGCGGCTGGAAATTAATTAAGACAAGTATTCTGAGGATAAAATAAGAGACCGCTATCTTTGAAGCATTAAAACAGACCCATTTCTGATGTCGTTAAAAGAAAAAATAATTGCCGGGGTTCTCAAACAGCCATTCAGTTTATATCAGTTGACCACTTACGATCCGTCCAAGCCGGTTAATATGGTTGTGGGCTCCATGTATTCGCTTTACAAAGGTTGGATACATTCTGATATTGAGACACTTAACTTGTTGAAAGAAAGTGACTGGCAAAAATATTTTAACGAAAATGCAATTGATAAAATCCTTGCCGAGCACGTTTGGGAACATTTGACGCTCGAAGAAGGACAACTGGCTTTTAAACATTGCCATACTTACCTCAAACCCGGCGGTTTTCTCAGGGTGGCCGTTCCGGACGGTTTCAATCCCAGCGAGGAATATATTAATTACGTAAAACCGGGCGGCACGGGCAACGGAGCGGACGATCACAAGCTGCTGTAC
Coding sequences:
- a CDS encoding glycosyltransferase family 2 protein, which codes for MIKVSVCVVTYNHEKFVGQMLDSILMQQTTFPFEIIVGDDCSKDNTTAILKDYQQRFPDKIRLLLHPKNMGLNGKFNALATFAAAKGEYIAQFDGDDYLISPHKLQKQVEMLDANPHYSACYHNARVIFDDNAAPPYLVNTLSKPEVTVEDLVGEDELCFIATSSLMFRREDFAKHPDPEWTNLSTSGDIPRNIMFATRGPIGYIDEVMSVYRKNRGGASFADNHYGADFLFNRIQLYSNINKELGYKYDDKLKKNIATYYYKLLFSREYGKTYWPRLKYALKYLATGEPSPERKKEVIRDFVIPPAFMKLYSFFALNLYNIKSKAKA
- the pgeF gene encoding peptidoglycan editing factor PgeF — its product is MSLIANNAVKPLFRVPEIFSRFNGLIAAESTRHGGVSKSPYGSLNLGGSQDDPALIMENNRLFFNALNVPFETVAKSHQVHEDKIINVQSAGRFEGYDALVTNKPNIQLAVTVADCTPILIFDPLTRSVAAIHAGWRGTVTGIVTKTVAMLQTEFGADPKNCVAYVGTCIDECSFEVGEDVSDNFEEKYKRFDVGKQKYYVDLKAANRDQLITSGLSPENIQTSAYSTVLHNDDYFSYRLEKGFTGRMLATIGLVD
- a CDS encoding histone H1/H5 family protein, HCT subfamily, which encodes MKSATKKLTTEIAETLSGKIAAVSAGSKKIKKSIEKAAAKLAKKVAKFEKESEKKKAKEAKNEEKKLKVKDKGKKEGKKEKAAKVAALVAAASSKAAVAAPAKPVAVKATTVKPSVGRTGSRPAKSSAEAEKSVVETPAQ
- a CDS encoding RNA methyltransferase, yielding MRKLRVEEMGRLTVEEFKDAEKFPFVVVLDNIRSLANVGSFFRTADAFRAEKIILCGYTQSPPHREITRSAIGAELSVAWEKNESAVDAVRQLKAEGYEIWCVEQAEGSVMLQNFVPHTEKPYAFVFGNEVEGVADEVISVADGCLEIPQFGTKHSFNVSVSAGIVFWEYVRKNIT
- a CDS encoding response regulator transcription factor, which encodes MKHILIAEDHAVVRIGTKHLLKSLIPDSTISDVDDFDKILQEIEVKAYDLLILDINIPGGNTTKMVETIRQKSPGIRILMFSSYDEQQYGLMYLQAGADGYLSKDAPEEEFKTAVMSVLNNKKYMSEDMQQMNINRLINPREFLPDPVVSLSPRETDVMNLLKEGLGTAKIAEKLNLQLSTVSTYKARIFEKLGVKNIVELITKIK
- a CDS encoding GNAT family N-acetyltransferase, whose translation is MEKSGNVWVSPPHAPFGGIQCDVGCQESELVFLLGCIKHWVQSQSGEKLVVKTAPSCYYTTLDSLRHIPYLITGFIPIQTCLNSFISVSSSDFYAQIRPAERRRLKKASNSGFEAGLASGLASSVIYEFLEKCRNQMGYRISLTLSQLETLRQNFPDRYLIFTVMAGSEIVALTLTVRANSRVLYNFLCSDMPAYRAYSPTVMLMEAVYNYCRQQNIEILDLGISLDQNGDFKPSLHRFKKNIGGQDCLKLTYEMNFANQIPRQFPSL
- a CDS encoding FkbM family methyltransferase; the protein is MIKKIKNNTWDLLNGIGLGGSVQLFLDGALKQYGWFRSFHTKQSVDANGDPLPWYTYPFILFLKPRLKSAFTVFEYGSGNSTRWYAARVKEITAVEHDADWIKLIKPKLPANAKVVEKPLGDTYIQAVKDAGELYNIIIVDGRNRVKCANFAVDYLTPDGVLILDNSEREWYQKAKEYLKERGFRRLDFIGMAPIVGIETCTSVFYRDGNCLGI
- the wecB gene encoding non-hydrolyzing UDP-N-acetylglucosamine 2-epimerase encodes the protein MINIVGARPNFMKVAPLHRAFSRHKDIESLIVHTGQHYDFQMSGIFFHQLDLPEPAYFLGVNNGSHAQQTAGIMLEFEKVLVAEEPDLVLVVGDVNSTLACALVAVKMHIPVVHVEAGLRSGDRKMPEEINRIMTDAIADQLFVTEHTAVLNLLKENIPTAKIHFVGNVMIDSLLYCLRSLDRLVKSEDEQVELENYILLTLHRPANVDKSAVLIKVLETIRKLTQLQKVIFPIHPRTLKNCEALGLDADLGKIKNLEMIRPQGYREFLELTRDAALVITDSGGIQEETTFLQVPCITLRESTERPVTVEVGTNHLLPDWNAESVLHLAQQIINGACKQGRIPELWDGHAAERIVTILREKYINSYVCDHKRQPSDL
- a CDS encoding lipopolysaccharide biosynthesis protein, which encodes MGIIVRQGFKSSIVSYVGVVIGIFNILILYNQFLTQEQLGLYASTLLTFPVIYMSFALLGVPSVAVRFHSRFQDHESRRQLFTFIIITPLVGLAAFVALYLLFKPLYLKFYLDHSPMLVKYYYVFIPLTVGMVYLLALESYSRINLRIAVPSLIREVGLRLFNSAVVIMFGYKLITFDTMVNLTVVSYGLAIVAMLIYLHFQKRLYTSLDFGFIKHPAFKEMYRYGLWVLLGGASAALLPHIEKVLLPAFEGGLGSTAIFDIASRIALVISIPRNSIVMISAPIISEAYARNDIAHIDTIYKKSSLNLFIIGSFLFLGIWTNIDAIFGIIPKSEIYSQGKWVVLMVGISRIADMMTGLNSEILTNSKYYRYDIVFMLFFTVLILFSSQFLIPLYGFNGAAAAALFSTVIYNFVKLFFIRQKLGIQPFTLGTFKVILLGTTAYLVARYMPFPEPDNLISTVLIILARSVIITVIFGGGILLWNVSEDISAGFSSGWKLIKTSILRIK
- a CDS encoding class I SAM-dependent methyltransferase; this encodes MSLKEKIIAGVLKQPFSLYQLTTYDPSKPVNMVVGSMYSLYKGWIHSDIETLNLLKESDWQKYFNENAIDKILAEHVWEHLTLEEGQLAFKHCHTYLKPGGFLRVAVPDGFNPSEEYINYVKPGGTGNGADDHKLLYNYQIMSQSLESVGFTVKLLEYFDENGQFHKTPWKPEDGMVRRSADHDSRNAGGKLGYTSLIIDAYKS